The segment CATCCAGAACAGTGCCAAGCCCGTGGATGGCGTCCGCATTTCTCATAACTAGTGTGATGAAGCATGGAAGGAGGAGACCAGGAGGAAAGTGCTTAATTGATTTGTGTGGGCAATATCACGTTTGGCCACTTGAACAGGGAGCATTCTAGCCTAAAAATGGCAAGGTGATGGATGTGTATTAGCTATGTCTTCACTACCTAGAAGCCAGCGAGACTGAATGGAAGATCAATGTGGCCAGAGGCTATTCAAAATGTCCCAATAGCTGCACAGAGTTAGAGCTGGCTGGAAGAGAATAAAACGAAGCCTCGGGagagttaagctttgtacaacaTCCCACAGCCGATATGACTCAGCATTATGCACTAAGGTTTTGAGATCATTTAGATATATAAAGGTCATGAAGATCCGGGACTGGACACGGGTCACAGGGAGGCCGAGCCCATGAAATCCTACCATGGTCCTTGAGTCTTACAACTTTCTTCCCACAGATTCCCAGATGTACAGAAACGGGTATGATCTGTACACAGGTGAGTGTGGAGTGTTCTAGGAAGCTCACCAGTGTGGCCACACTTATTGCCTTGTGTTGGTAGTAGAATTCATTTTTTGTGGAGGTTTTTAAGAGTAGAATGTAAAATTTAGCATGGAGGCATACCTTGATAGTCTTAACACTTGAgaggcaagttcaaagccagcctggggtacatggtGAGAAACTAAGAAAGGATGAGTAATTGATaagatagctcagctggtaaaggtacTTAttaccaagcctgaggacctaagtCAATTACCAGAACCtacatggtaaaaggagagaactgattcctgaaaATTGTCCCCTGATTTCTACTTgtacacctacatacatacacatacacaaactgagagaaaatacatacatacatgcatacatacaaaaaaaaCAAGGGAGGCTAAGATTTCAAAACCCAGTAGAGGGAATTCAGCTGCTGACTAGTAACACAGATCTAAAAGCTCGGGGGAAAATTAAACATAGAGACATTCTGTTTCCCCTTGAGTATGGCTCGattagaaaatagaaacagggttggggatttggctcagtggtagagcgcttgcctaggaagtgcaaggccctgggttcggtccccagccccgaaaaaagaaaaaaggaaaatagaaacagctttattttattattttattttatttttattcttcactTCTTCATGTTCTGAAGGCCAATTTTTAACTCCTCTGATCAGGTGAtactccttcctgcctcagcctcctaagtgcttgtACTATGAGAGTCCGCCATTATGCCCAAAAGGAAGCTGAGCTCAATAGTACTACCATAAGCAGAAAAGTAACGATGGGAGTTATGACTATGTCTAATGACTGGGCATCTAGCTGGAGGTGTAGACATCATTAGCACACCTGAGTGAGTGGAGGAGCCTATAGGGACCTTGCGAAAATATAGCAGATCTGGTAGGTGGCCAAAGCTTCCATAGGAAGTGTGGAACTcaacttaagaaaagaaaaaaaacacttggAACCACTAAGGTTACATAACACAGTTGCTAGTATAAGTGTCtgtaaaatgcacacacacaccaccagcaTTTATAAAGGATTCTTGAAGTGTCTAATGAGGGAAGAGTTTCATTCAAAGCAATTGAGAGCTCAAAGGGCGCCAGTGTTCATCTGGAAGGATCAATATATGTGGCAAGGAGAGCTCCTGTAGCTAGACTTTTGGTAGAGTTTTTTAGAGGAAATCTGTGACTGTTGAGGTAGCATTAAATGCCACATGTGTAAAACCAATCTGTCCTCTCCCAAGTTGTGATGGTGGCTGAACAGAGTCAGCCAGCAAGGCATTAAGAAAGGATGGCAGCTGCCTCTGACTCTAGGAAGCTTCAGAAGTTGGGTAGTGATGGATCTTGCCTCCATATATGAAGCTTTCTCTAGATACCTTCTGCTAAGTAATGCAGGAGCCCAAAGAGATGCCTGTGGTATAGACTGTGGAGTTCAAGGTGGCTGTGGGAATAAGCTTTTATAAGAGAGGTAAGGACTAAGAAGAAACACATGGAGATGGAAAATGTTAGCAGGCCCTGCTTGGATGACCATGTCTTGGTTTTAAGGAGGAACCCTAGGAAAATTGACTGACAAAAGTTATGTCAGCTAGACTTTGAGGTCTTTATCTCTGTCAGGTAAAGAATTAAAGACAGGAAAAGAGCTCAGAGTGGACGGAAGTTGATTGAAAAGCTTTCCAAACTCTTCAAGTACATGGAGGGGGACATTCAGAGCAGAGTACCATTATCTCTAAATGTGTTTGGAATTATCTTGTGTtcagggtcacacacacacacacacacacacacacacacacacacacacacacactgttttggTTAACAGACATTTTGTACCCCTTCAACCATTACAATAGGACTCCCTGACCTGGTTTGTGAGCAAAGAAGCAGCTGTAACGGTGTCCCTTGCCTTAGTGCATGAATAACTGTACTGGCTGGGATAAGAGTGGGTACCCCAACTTCTCTCAGTGGtataacaggtacagaaagacccACCACATGCAAAGGGAAATGGGCTGTATTTCAAAGGAATCAAAAATTACcacctggggggttggggatttagctcagtagtagagtgcttacctagcaagcacaaggtcctggctttggtcctcagctccaggaaaaaaaaaaaaaaaattaccacctGTTGCTTACAGCAAAAAGccactttaaaacaaaacaaaacaaaacaaaacaaaaaacctgtggTTTTTAATGTTCAATCATCTCATGTCCTAAAGGCCTCTGGTCTCAAAAGAAGTCTTGATGGCCCTATGTTGTCAAGTCCAAAATGCATAGCTATTCCTCATCCTTCTGTGGGTGCAGAGGGAGGACATAGTGATCTGGGAATAGACCGGCAGGTGTTAGCCTCCATGTGTTAAGCTTTTTATCATCTCAAGAGGAGAGTTGGCAAAGGAAGGATATGTGGGTGAGTAAACTGGGACGCCTAAAGGAGGTTGGTCATTGAGTGACTTGACTTCATCATAACAGGGCTGTGTAACCATTGAGGACGTGACTGTTTACTTCTCCCAGGAAGAGTGGAAGCTCCTGGATGAAGCTCAGAGGCTACTGTATCTTGATGTGATGCTGGAGAATTTTACCCTTATATCCTCACTGGGTAAGGCCCTTGTACTCACCCATGTGTCTTGGTTCCCATCTGTCTCTTTCTACCAAAGCCAGCTCTGCCCTTTCCACAGCCAATCTATAGGCCCTGTTGACTCCCCTGCTTTCTTGGCAGGTGTGCAGTTTTAGATGGTGAGCCCTCCTGTCCCAGCCACCATACCTCCACTCTGCCATCATGGAATCTTATCCCTCTGGCTGAGCTGTGTGCACTGCCCTAAGCAACCCTAACACAGGACACCCCAGAGCATTCATCAAAATGTCTAGGTAGCAGAAATCCTGCGATCTAGGTGGTAGGTCTGTCTTAGTTTGATAAAGTATCCTGACAAAATCAACATGAAGGATAAACAGTTTATTTAGACTCCACAGTTCCAGGTTATATATAGTCTATCATGACAGAGAAGTCAGAGCATCTAGAGTTAGAGAGAACTGGTGACATTACATCCATAGTCAAAAACAGAGAACaatgacttgttttgttttttaagaattatttatttgctttgataaattttttaattgcattttttggCCCTTAAATCCTTTAatcagaagtatttttttttatctttatttaattgcatttttatttacattttaaatgttatcccatttcccagtttctcctccagcaacctgctcacacacacacaccctgtttctatgagggtgctccctcacccacccacccactcccttccatctcactgccttgacattcccctacactagggcatcgagccttcacaggaccaaggacctctcctcctattgatgcccaaaaaggtcatcctctgctacatatgcagatggagccatgggtccatccctgtgttccaTTGGGatggtagtttaatccctgggagctctgcagggaggggttggggtgggggtagtctggttgtttgatattgtgttcttcttatggggttgcaaaccccttcagctacttcagtcctttctctaattcctccactggggaccctgttctcagtccaatggttggctacaagcatctgcctctgtatttgtcaggctctgccagagcctctcagcagacagctatatcaggctcctttcagcatgtacttATTTGGCGTCCACAATATTGTGTCttttttggtgtctgtatatgggatgcatccccatgtgggacagtctctggatggcctttcagtctttgctccatactttgtctccatatttactCCTGTGAGTATTCTTGAGAACAATGACTTAATGCATGCCATTGCTCAGCTCAGTTTCTCATCTCTAGTCAGTCCAAGACTCTAAGACAAGGAATGGTGCTACCCATAGTGGGCAGGTCTCAATTAATATAATCAAGACATTTTCTCACAGGTATGACAGGAGGGCCTTCTCAttcaagcttgtgtcaagttgacagttaacaGTAACTATAGCTTTTAAACTAAAATCACCCCTTCTTCAGCCAGATGACCGTGTTCATATCCATAATTCCTTTTTCTCTAAGTTCTGCCCCCCTCTAGCTGGTACCTGATAGCTGCCTCTTTCAAGAATTTCATATGTTGTGATGGTTGGTGCTTATGAGGACTATGGACTGTTTGTATAAGATCTTCTATCTAAGCTTCTTTAAAATACTGATCATTTTGTTCCAATCACTTATCTGTCTTATCTTTAAAGCTTGCATTATCCATTTCTTACATAGTCGAACAACTGGGGCTGTGGGGAAAGTCCTGATTTCTTTCACTAGGTGGATATGTCAAGATGGTCTCAACAGTCGCTTGCTTCTCATGAGTAACAGCTGATACAGGGTATGACATTAAGAATGTTAGATCAGACCAAGAGTCTGCCGTGTGTCTAGGAGTATTATGTAAGTGTGTTGTGTGAAACATTTCCTATTTGCAGTTTGAGATGTGAACCCTCCTGCTCCAGTCACCATACCTCcactctgccatcatggactcatatccctctggaactgtcataaatccttccttccctaagttgccttggttttatcacagcaatggaaagtaACTTTTACAGTAACCAAAAAGAAAGTAGTTCTAAGTTCTAGGTTTGTATAACATCTCTGTCTCACCAAGTAGCAATGGGTCTCCAATAATTCAGTTTATCCAGAAGGAGTTCAAATAGATCACACAAGTTAAAAGACTGCTCCCACTTAAGTATGgattttttaaagtattctttGGTGTCTAGtaatattttcttattcatttctgattttgttaatttgggtcctCTTTTAATTAGTTGGGTCAAGGTCTGTGGTTCTATGTAGTgttgtctttatttctgtttcattattttctttctgattattattttttttttgccatctaTTAGATCTTGGTTTGTAGTATTCTTGTTTTTCCAAATTCTTGAGTTGCCTGcattaagtcatttatttgtgcTCTTCTTTCGCCTTGTTTTAATGTAGGCACTTAGAGCTACACAGTTTCTCCATAGCACACATCTTAATGTGTCCCAGAGGTTTTGtgtgttgtatttttattttcatttggttctgggatttttttttttttaatttcttctatgGCTTGCCCATCATTCAGTAGTACATTTAATCTTATTGGATTCGTGCACTTAATGGAGATTTGTTTACTTTTGGCTTTAAATTTTGTTGCTTTATGGCCACGTAGGATATGTGGAGTTATTTCTTTCTAGAGGATCTCTTAGACTATAAGATATGGTCTGTGTTAGAGAAGCTTTCATGTGCTGctgagtaaaatatatatattcttttgtatctgGAGAAATATCCTGTAGATATATATTAAGTCCATTGGATGTATGATGTCACTTAATGctgatgcttctctctctctctttttaatctAAAAAACTTGTCTATGGAATAAGTGGGCTATTGAAACTGCCTACTATTAGTGGGTGGGTGCTTATCTGTGTCATTAATTCTAGTAATGCACTTTGTATGAAATGGCATATACCAGAGTTTGCTACATACATGTTTAGGACAGTAATGTTTTCCTGGTTAATTGTTCCCTAGATTGGAATGAAGTGCCCTCCTTTATCACTTTAGGTTAGTTTTAGTTTGGAATCTGTTTGCCAGATATTTTTATAGCCACACCTACTTGCTTCCTGGTCCCATTTAATTGGAGTacatttttccagccttttacttgaAGGTGCCTATCTTTAAAAACTGAGATGGGTTCATTGTAGACAGCAGAGAGATgatttgttgttgtggttgttgttgttgttgttgttttgctccATTCGGCCAGcctgtgtcttttgattggagaattgaagccattaatatttaaagttattgAAAGTTGTGCATTGATTGAAGTCATTGCACTATTTGCTGTCTGTGTCTTTTGGCAGTGATTGTTCAcccttctattttaaaatattgccaCTTTATTATGTTTAGGGGTGATCTGCTAGATGTGAATTCTTTTAGCCTATTTGTATTGTGGAAAGTTTTTCTCCTTCAGTCATGGAaaatagttttgctgggtacaatAATCTcaattggctgtcctggacttttAGAATTTGGACTCTATTGCTCTGAGCTCTTCTGACTTTCACCATTTCCATTGAGAAATCAGCTGTTTTGTTGGCTTttcctttatatgtgacttggtGTGTTTCCTCATAGCTCTTATTAGTATTTCtttgtattaaatattaaatgttttaacTATTAAATATCATGGGAAGGTTCTTTTCAGGGTGTGTCCATTTGACATTCTGTGTGCTTGTTCTATCTCTATGACTGTGGTGTCTTTCCTGAGTTTAGGAAAGTTTCTCTCTGGTACTGTCGAAGGCCTTGTCTATGCCATTGACTAGGAATTCCTCTCTTTCATCTTTCTCAAGCACTGGATCTTCTCATAGCATCCCAAAGTTTCTGCATAACCCTTTCccatgcttttaatttttttccatgatCTTTGTTTGTGTGGTCTAACTCTTTACTTCAAGGCTCGATAATTCCAGCTTCTACTTCATCCTTCTTGTATATATGGCTTTTTGTTGAGTCGTCTAGTTGAGTTGTTGAGTTATCTTCAAGACCTGATATTCTGTCTTCTGTTTGATCTGTTCTATGCATAAAGCTTTCAGTAGTCTTCTAGTTGGTTGCTGGGCTTTTCAATTCTGTCCTCGTTCCAGCTTGAGTGTTCTGTCTCTTTACTGAATTCAGATTTCAAATActtcaaatttattttcaaatatatttcagccgtgtatttgtattttcttgggtATCACTCAGGGCGTATTGTTATCCTCTTGATGTCTGTTCATGTTTTGCTAAACTCCTTGAAATCTTTGATAAaggttatggttttgtttttgttttgtttgtttgtttgttagagagggtctcactctgtatctCTAATTGTCCTGGAATTCAGGATATAGATCAGGGTGACCTCAAACTCTACGCGATGCACCCCCACCTGATTATCATTATCCTCTTCAAGTCTGTATCCTGGAATTCATCTAGTTAATTCTCATTAGGAAAAATTTCTATCAAAGTAACCTTTACATACAAgcgtgcatacatgtgtgtacacatataatcATAGTATTTTTCCTACCAATCTTTTTAATAGTCTCCTATTGTATGTATCTCcgtttgtatttatttgttaaaTTTGAGCTTTTAACTTCCTAAACCTTTGGTCTCTTTagtttccagtgtgtgtgtgtgtgtgtgtgtgtgtgtgtgtgtgtgtgtgtgtgtctgtgtgtgtctgtgtgtgtgtgtctgtgtctgtgtgtgtgtgtgtgtgtgtgtgtgcacatcaaaTAAGTGTGGGAGGTAGGGAGGGCTGAAGCCTGCACCTTTTGGATTGATGCTTGCTTGGTGAGTTCCTCGTGGTAGGAATAGTCTGTTATAAAACCAAGTGACCTCCCTTTCCAAGATGGCACCTATAAAGGAGGGTCTGGCTATTTGCCCTATAGTCTTTATTCTCATATTCTATAGAAACATTTAAATGATACTCCTTTTTTCCCCCCACCAACCACAGAAATGAAATCCATCAGTGGATAGTTGGATACAAGCAAAGGATTGGACACAATCTAGTCTCTCAGACAGAAATCTGCCAGAAAGTTAGATTTGCTCTGAGAGATTAAATTGGTTTATGTCATTTTTTCCCCTCTCCAGCTGACACAGTTTATGCCTTTGCAATAAAAGCAGCTAAAATCTTGGgcaaatatttttctcttgcctCCTACAAATCATACGAGGGTCCAGaaataaaactaagcatatttaaaaaaaaaaatagcctctGCTCGTGGCATTCAAAGGGGGAAATAAATTTAAAGCATGATTGGTGATTCCAGCCGCAGCTGATGTGCTTTTCACTAGGTTCTCTGTCATTTCAGTTTATCGGTAtgaagcagaggctgaagaaaaaaCCTGTGCACAGAGTCTTTCACAAACTGAAGCACCACAAGTCAGGACTCCGAAGCAAGGTCAACTCAGGCAGAAGCCTCATCCCTCTGACATCTGTATCACCGTCCTGAAAGATATCTTGCATCTGAACGACCTACCTGGGCAAAAGCCGTATTTGACCGAAGTGTGTACAAAGCCCCAGGACCATAAGCATCACAGAGCCAAGAATTGGTTAAAGAGAGACGTGGACTCCCTTGTGAAGAGCTGTATATTCCATGTGGCAGGGAACCCTTTCATCTGTAGTAAGATTGGAGAGAAATTCCCAGCtatatggaatcttctccaaCCCAAGGACATCCCCAACGgtgagaaacaaaataaaattaagcgTGGAAAGGCTTTTCACAGGGATAAAAATAATTCTGAATCAGATGAATATAAGAAATCTTCCAGCCCCCAACACAGGCTTCATGAATACCCAGGAGTTTGCAGTGCAAAGGGGGGTTTTGAATCTAACAGTTGTGAGCAAGACTTAAACAAGTACTCACCTGCACCATTCCGGATGGACCAGACTGAAAACCGACCATATGAGTGTCATGTCTGTGGAAAATGGTTTGGCCAGAAAGCCACACTTAGAATACACCAGAGACGTCATACCGGAGAAAAACCATATAAGTGTGGTGAATGTGGAAAGTCTTTTTGTCAAAGCTCTAACCTAAGTGAACACTGCAGAGTTCATAGTGGAGAAAGACCTTTTGAGTGTCTGgaatgtgggaaagcctttggGTGCCATTCTAGTCTTCTGCGGCACCAGAGAACACACACTGGAGAATGGCCATATGAATGCAGTGACTGTGGGAGACTGTTTAGACAGATTGTCAGCCTGATTACACACCAGAGGACTCACACTACCGAGAAGCCTTATGAATGTGGACAGTGTGAGAAGTCTTTTAGTCACAAAGCCACTCTTACTGTACATCAGAGAGTTCACACTGGGGAAAAGCCCTATCACTGTGAAGCCTGTGGGAAATCCTTCAGCCAAAGTGCCAACCTTATTAAACACTCCAAaattcacactggagaaaagCCTTATGAGTGTGGAGAATGCGGTCTATGCTTTCGCCAGAGAGCTACCCTCATGAAACACCAGAGAACCCACACGTCAGAAAGGCCTTATGAATGTAGAGAATGTGGTAAGTTCTTTAAACAATACTTCTACCTCATTGAACACCGTAGGATTCACACCACAACAGAATTTTATGAGTGTGAACAGTGCGGGAAGTCTTATACCCAAAAAGCCACCCTTATCAGACACCAACGAGTCCACACAGGAGAGAGTCCTTATAAATGTGAGGAGTGTGGAAAAGCCTTTGAATACAAATCCAGACTTAAGCGACATCAAAGAACGCACACTGGTGAAAGGCCTTATGAGTGTGCCAAATGTGGGAAATTCTTCAGAGAAAGCTACAATCTTGCTGAACACCAGAAAATTCACACTAAAGCAAAGCCTTACCATTGTGATCAGTGTGGGAAGTGTTTTAGCCGGAGAGCTGACTTGGTTAAACACCAGAGAGTTCACACTGGTGAAAGACCTTATACTTGTGGTGAATGTGGGAAGACCTTCAGCCGAACTACCAACCTTGTTCAACACAGAAGAATTCACACTGGGGAACGGCCATACGAGTGTGACCAGTGTGGGAAATCTTTTAGCCAGGTGTCTACCCTCACTCGACATCAGCTACTTCACACTGGAGAAAAACCGTATAAGTGTAGCAAATGAAGGAAAGTCTAGACAGCCCTCTAGCATCTTCTAACACCAAAAGATAGACCATCACAGCTCCCGGAAGCCAACCCTTGAAAGCACCCTCAGGCCTCCAAGGATATTACATTGTTCACTGTAACAAACTAGAGAGCCTCATAGAGTTCTAGGTCATGTAATTTGTACCAGAGCTAGCCTGCATGTTCTGGACAGTCTGTACCCCTTGCCAGAGTTAAAGAGCTGTCATAATGTCTCATAGACACTGTCTCTTCTCTAG is part of the Rattus norvegicus strain BN/NHsdMcwi chromosome 1, GRCr8, whole genome shotgun sequence genome and harbors:
- the Zfp418 gene encoding zinc finger protein 418; its protein translation is MAAVKHLAQIPRCTETGMICTQGCVTIEDVTVYFSQEEWKLLDEAQRLLYLDVMLENFTLISSLVYRYEAEAEEKTCAQSLSQTEAPQVRTPKQGQLRQKPHPSDICITVLKDILHLNDLPGQKPYLTEVCTKPQDHKHHRAKNWLKRDVDSLVKSCIFHVAGNPFICSKIGEKFPAIWNLLQPKDIPNGEKQNKIKRGKAFHRDKNNSESDEYKKSSSPQHRLHEYPGVCSAKGGFESNSCEQDLNKYSPAPFRMDQTENRPYECHVCGKWFGQKATLRIHQRRHTGEKPYKCGECGKSFCQSSNLSEHCRVHSGERPFECLECGKAFGCHSSLLRHQRTHTGEWPYECSDCGRLFRQIVSLITHQRTHTTEKPYECGQCEKSFSHKATLTVHQRVHTGEKPYHCEACGKSFSQSANLIKHSKIHTGEKPYECGECGLCFRQRATLMKHQRTHTSERPYECRECGKFFKQYFYLIEHRRIHTTTEFYECEQCGKSYTQKATLIRHQRVHTGESPYKCEECGKAFEYKSRLKRHQRTHTGERPYECAKCGKFFRESYNLAEHQKIHTKAKPYHCDQCGKCFSRRADLVKHQRVHTGERPYTCGECGKTFSRTTNLVQHRRIHTGERPYECDQCGKSFSQVSTLTRHQLLHTGEKPYKCSK
- the Zfp418 gene encoding zinc finger protein 418 isoform X1; the protein is MKAKKTVGSSGSCVRAPALSTEPMAAVKHLAQGCVTIEDVTVYFSQEEWKLLDEAQRLLYLDVMLENFTLISSLVYRYEAEAEEKTCAQSLSQTEAPQVRTPKQGQLRQKPHPSDICITVLKDILHLNDLPGQKPYLTEVCTKPQDHKHHRAKNWLKRDVDSLVKSCIFHVAGNPFICSKIGEKFPAIWNLLQPKDIPNGEKQNKIKRGKAFHRDKNNSESDEYKKSSSPQHRLHEYPGVCSAKGGFESNSCEQDLNKYSPAPFRMDQTENRPYECHVCGKWFGQKATLRIHQRRHTGEKPYKCGECGKSFCQSSNLSEHCRVHSGERPFECLECGKAFGCHSSLLRHQRTHTGEWPYECSDCGRLFRQIVSLITHQRTHTTEKPYECGQCEKSFSHKATLTVHQRVHTGEKPYHCEACGKSFSQSANLIKHSKIHTGEKPYECGECGLCFRQRATLMKHQRTHTSERPYECRECGKFFKQYFYLIEHRRIHTTTEFYECEQCGKSYTQKATLIRHQRVHTGESPYKCEECGKAFEYKSRLKRHQRTHTGERPYECAKCGKFFRESYNLAEHQKIHTKAKPYHCDQCGKCFSRRADLVKHQRVHTGERPYTCGECGKTFSRTTNLVQHRRIHTGERPYECDQCGKSFSQVSTLTRHQLLHTGEKPYKCSK
- the Zfp418 gene encoding zinc finger protein 418 isoform X2; this encodes MKAKKTVGSSGSCVRAPALSTEPMAAVKHLAQEEWKLLDEAQRLLYLDVMLENFTLISSLVYRYEAEAEEKTCAQSLSQTEAPQVRTPKQGQLRQKPHPSDICITVLKDILHLNDLPGQKPYLTEVCTKPQDHKHHRAKNWLKRDVDSLVKSCIFHVAGNPFICSKIGEKFPAIWNLLQPKDIPNGEKQNKIKRGKAFHRDKNNSESDEYKKSSSPQHRLHEYPGVCSAKGGFESNSCEQDLNKYSPAPFRMDQTENRPYECHVCGKWFGQKATLRIHQRRHTGEKPYKCGECGKSFCQSSNLSEHCRVHSGERPFECLECGKAFGCHSSLLRHQRTHTGEWPYECSDCGRLFRQIVSLITHQRTHTTEKPYECGQCEKSFSHKATLTVHQRVHTGEKPYHCEACGKSFSQSANLIKHSKIHTGEKPYECGECGLCFRQRATLMKHQRTHTSERPYECRECGKFFKQYFYLIEHRRIHTTTEFYECEQCGKSYTQKATLIRHQRVHTGESPYKCEECGKAFEYKSRLKRHQRTHTGERPYECAKCGKFFRESYNLAEHQKIHTKAKPYHCDQCGKCFSRRADLVKHQRVHTGERPYTCGECGKTFSRTTNLVQHRRIHTGERPYECDQCGKSFSQVSTLTRHQLLHTGEKPYKCSK